The region CACGAGGCCGTAGTCGGCGATCTTGCCGTCGACCTGCACGATGAGTTCCTGCTCGGTGGTGAGCGCGTCCTCGGTGAGGTGGCGGATCACGCCGCGCATCTGGCTGAAGACGATCAGGCCGCTCGCGGGCGTCGGCAGGGGCAGCAGCTGCGTCTGGTGCAGGAAGTGGCGCTTGAGGATGCGCGGCGCGCCGCCGTGCCCGGCCTCGGTGAAATGATTGCCGGCGTTCAGCGAGGCCAGTGCTTCCTCGGACGTCACGCCGGCCGGCTTGTTGACCACGATCGTGACGGGTTCGGCCGGCACCGCATTCGCCTTCGGGTCGATCTCCACGCGCTCATCGCCCACGCGATGCTGCGGCACGTCGACCACGCGGCCGTCCACGCGCACGAAGCCGCCTTCGATGAAGGCCTCGGCCTCGCTGCGCGAGCACGGCACCATCGCGGCGACGCGCTTGGACAGGCGCTCCGGCTCAGCCATCCTGCCTCGCGAGCCCCAGCGCCTCGATGCGCTGCACGTGCGCAAGCAGCGAGCGCTTGGCGACGGGCCACATGCGTGGCGGGACGTCGTCGTAGGCGAGCTCCACCCAGTCCTCCAGCGCACCCTGCGGGCGCTTGCGCATCGCTTCGACGATCTTCGCTTCGCGCTGGAGCCGGTGTGCCTTCAGGTGCGCGATCGCCTTCGGCGCGAAGCCGAGCACGTGC is a window of Caenimonas aquaedulcis DNA encoding:
- a CDS encoding S4 domain-containing protein, whose protein sequence is MAEPERLSKRVAAMVPCSRSEAEAFIEGGFVRVDGRVVDVPQHRVGDERVEIDPKANAVPAEPVTIVVNKPAGVTSEEALASLNAGNHFTEAGHGGAPRILKRHFLHQTQLLPLPTPASGLIVFSQMRGVIRHLTEDALTTEQELIVQVDGKIADYGLVRLAHGLKFEGRALPPIKVSWQNETRLRFALKGIAPDFVPWMCEQVGLRVTAAKRIRIGRFPMAGLPEGRWRFLAAGERF